CCTCTGACGATCGGCCAAGCCTCGCGGATTGGTGGTGTCAACCCCGCCGATATTAATGCCCTGTTGGTGTACCTAGAGATGCGATCGCGTTCTGGTGCAGCCCCGGCCTCCTCCTCGGTTTGACGTCAACAACCTGCGCTACACAATACGCTACAAAAAAAGTCCCTTAGCGGGTGAGCTAGGGGACTCAAGCAAGTTGCTCAGAATCGAGACTTAGGTGAGAGACTCCAAATAATCACGAATGCGATTGCGGCGCTTGGGCTGGCGCAGTTTTTGTAGGGCCTTGGCTTCAATCTGCCGTACCCGTTCGCGGGATAGATCTAGCGCCCGACCAATTTCTGCCAGGGAATAGGGATGATCATTGCCCAAACCGTAGCGCATCCGAATTACGTCCCGCTCCCGGTTGGTGAGGTCAGCGAGGAGCTGCTGCAGATCGCGGTGTAGCGACTCCCGCATCAGCAATTCTTCCGGCGAAATGCAGTCGGTTTCTAGGAGTTCGCCCAGTTCCGTATCCCGCTCCTTGCCTACCTTGGTTTCGAGAGAAACAGCACGGGGCACCCGCAACAGCACTTCTCGCACCTGATCCGGCGACATATCTAGCTCTGCTGCAATGTCATCCACCCCCGGCGTGCGTCCCTTTTCTTGGGAAATTTTGCGCTGGGCTTTTTTAATTTTGTTCAGCTTTTCGGTGATATGAACCGGCAGGCGAATCGTGCGGCTCTGGGTGGCGATCGCTCGGGTAATGCCCTGACGAATCCACCAGTAGGCATAGGTGCTAAACCGATATCCCTTCGTCGGATCAAACTTTTCCACTGCCCGCTCTAGGCCGAGGGTGCCCTCTTGAATCAGATCCAGCAGCTCTAGCCCACGGTTTTGATATTTCTTCGCCACCGACACCACTAGGCGCAGGTTGGCCTTGATCATGTGATCCTTAGCGCGGGTGCCGTCTGTCCGAGCTTGATCGAGAGCTTCCACCGTCAAGTCAGCGAGTTCGGCCCAGCGGTGCTTACCTGCGGTCAAACTCGGCTTGAGATCTTCTAGGGGAATCCCCGTGGTCAGCGCCCAGCGCTCTAGGGACGGACGATGCCCGAGGTGGGAGGTGAGGCGATCGCGATCGCTGATCAGCTTGACATAGGTTTGCAAGACAGGGTCTTTCTTGGCCGAAGCATGGCAGAGGGCCAGCAGCTTCATATAGCGCTGCACCTTTTGGGCTTCTGATACTTCCTCATCGCGACCGAGAAGGCGCACGCGTCCAATTTCTTGAAGATAGAGACGGACCAGGTCAGTCGTGCGGCGCACCGTTCCCTTCCGCAGCGGTAGAGAAACAGCAGCATCCTGCTCCAGGTCAGTCAGTTCGCGTTCAAGCTGTTCAGCATCCAAGTCTACGTCTCCCTCGACCTCAAAGGCTGTCGATTCGGCAGGCTCGTCATATTGCGTATCAGCGTAGAAAGATTCTGCTGGCATAGTGATCGTCTCAGTAGCTCCAGGTAGTAACGGGGCTGGCAGTTGTCATCGGCAGACAGAGCCTAAGGGTGGTGCTCTGGGAGGCGCGATCGCCCACTGGCGTGAACGACATGGAATGGTTCCGCTCACCCAACCTGCCTTTACCGCTTACGTTGAGTATTCCCTTAATTCAGGATTAAGTAACAACACCGAAGGTTCCAGATTAGGATTAATGCTATGCAAAGGTTAAGAAAACCAGACAGACGATCTAGCTGTTGATTCTAGTACATGCATCCAGCGTCCCCATGAAGCTTCAATCCCTTCTATAAGTCTGAAAAATTGGGTGACTATTACGCAGCCGTCTTCATCTCATGACGATTTTGGAGCGGCTTTGACCCCAAGGGCGTATAAAACTCTACAGAAGAGCCAAGGGTGATTCCTGACATTTTTCGGGACAGATCGGTCTTAAGGTAAGACTGATCGATACGACCATCCTTTAGAGCACCGATAGAGGCGTCATTGACTTTGCCTAAGAGTTTGCTGATCAGACATTCTGAAATCCCGCCGGGGCATCCTCTTCGCTTGAGCGCGGGAGTGATTAACGAGGAGAATATCGCTGAGACCATTGCCCAGAACACCGCTGAGAAGAATGCTAGGAAGAGTGGCCTAAATTGTTCGGATGGGGTTCCAATAGGCTGGCATAATCACACTAGCGGGCTTCAGCGGACAGAGTATGGATGACGCTAAGCCACTATGATTCCTGAGAGGCTCCCCATGGCAACCATCTACGAAATTCATCCGGATACACCCCAAACTCGACGGATAGAGAGCATTAGGGATGCGTTGAAACGTGGGGCTGTGATGCTATATCCAACAGATACGGTCTATGCGATCGGGTGTGATCTGAATGTAAAGTCTGCTGTGGCAAGAGTTCGCCAGCTTAAGCAACTGTCGAATGAGAAGCCGCTCACCTTTTTATGTCCGTCGTTATCCAACATTTCTGATTACGCTTGGGTCAGTGATCATGCCTATCGCATCATCAAACGGCTAATTCCTGGGCCCTACACGTTCTTGCTCCCAGCGACAAAACTTGTCCCGAAGCTGGTGATGAACCCCAAACGAAAGACAACCGGGATTCGAGTGCCCAATAACTCAATTTGTCAGGCACTGATTGCGGCGCTCGACAACCCAGTGGTGTCTACATCTGCGCTCAGTGCGTTCAGTTCCGACGATCGCATCCTTTCTCAGGCCGAACTCTTTGACCATCTCGATCGGTTAGTGGACATCATCATTGATGATGGCGGTGATATGAGCTACAAGGTCTCCACCGTCTTAGACCTAACCGATGAGCCGACGGTAGTTCGCAAAGGGCTCGGTTGGGAGGCTGCGTCTAGCTGGGTTTCAGATGTGACGTAGTGGCAGACGTGGAGTACATCGATGGTCTAGAACGTGAGCAAAGGATGGACACAATCCATGCTCCCGATCCACCTATCCCTGTATCCCATACGTCAGCCATGGATGAATTCAAGCTGGCTTCACCTCAGAGGGCTGGGAATCCGCAAACCCTGACCAGTTCTTTGATTGTCCTATAGAAAAATCGTCCCCATCAGGTTTTAACCAGAGGTGATTATGTGGCTCCAAACAGCCCCCCAATCGTTGCTCTCACCTGGGTTCAATGACTTGCTATCTCTACCTCGGTAGGGATACGTCATCGTGCATAGGTCGTTCTCTCTCAAAGAGTGCCACATGCTGCTCCCTGAGATGAGGTCTGAATCGATACAGTCAGGATATAGTCAATCGACCTTCAACTGCTTCTGTCATTGAAGAGAGGGATAGACCTCTGTCCTGCTCTTTGTGCATCACCAAAAGGTTAAGCCATGAACGTTAAATCTACCGAATTTCGTGCCTCTCTACCGCCTAACTCTGACGGTTCTTCTACCTCTCCCTCGCCAACGCCCGTTCAGTCTACCCGCGATCGCCAACTTACCCCTGACGCTACCTCATCTGCCCCCAGTGCCGCCCCCGTAGACCACAATCACACAGAGTTTGTACAACTCCTCATTCAAGAACTTCAGGCAGAAACCGGAGGAGTTTCCAAAAGCTTGCGAGATGTGGCGCAACGCATTGCTGTGGAAGTTGAACGCATTTGTGAAAAGAGCGATCGCATTCAACAGTCTGGACAGGTGCGATCGTGGCAACTCACCCTTGCCCGCCACCGCATTCAAAAGTGCTTGGCGTATCACAAACTCGGATCTCGCCGAGGTCGGGTGGAACTCCATAGCCACCTGAGCGCGATGGTCTATCGGCACATTGCTCCCGCTCGCACCCACATGGGTTTCCAGGGTCGCTACACGCTCATTGAAGACTTTCTACAAAATTTCTACATCGAGGTGCTCAAGGCCTTTCGCCGCGAGAACCAGCTCTCTGCTGAGTACAGCCCCCGTACTCGCATTGAATTAGCGGAATACATGGCGTTTACGGAACAATATGCCAAGCGCCGCATTAACTTACCAGGACGGCGGAATCAGCAATTGGTGGTGTTGCGAGCCCAGGGCTTTGCCAACCGCCAGCCCCTCGAAACCTCCGTGGATATGGAAGCTGCCATTGAATCGGGTCGTAGTGAAGAAGCGGAAGCCTACAGCCGCTCTCCGGTGGTGCAGCAGGTGCGGGAACAGATGGTAGCTGAAACCACCGATCCGTCGGACTCTGTCCTCCGCGATCGCATCATTGCCGAACTGGTGGAATACCTAGAATCCCAAGGGCAGTCGGAATGCGTAGACTACCTGGTGCTCAAACTGCAAGACCTCTCCGCCCCCGAAATTGATGAGGTGCTGCAGCTCTCCCCCCGTCAGCGGGACTATCTACAACAGCGGTTTAAGTATCACGTCGAGAAATTTGCCCGCTCTCACCGCTGGCAGCTCGTCCACCAGTGGCTGGGTGCAGATTTGGATCAAAATCTCGGTATGGCGCAGCAGAACTGGGATGCGTTCGTTGATACCCTCACCCCCGATCAGCAGCATCTTCTACGGCTGAAACAGCTCAAGACCCCGGATCAAGCGATCGCTCAAACCCTGAAATGTACTACCAAACAGGTGCATAAGCGCTGGGTGAAGCTCCTTGATCTAGCGTGGCAAGCTCGCAATGAAGCAAAGTCCTAGGGATGGGCAGGGCTGGTTCAGGTGCTGCTGCTAACAGGTGCGATCGCCACCCAGATCGACCCCATCTACACAGCTTGACCTCATCAACCCCCAGCCATCCTAGGCCTTCCTGCCACCATGCGTGAGCCACCCTATGACCATCAGGAGTCGTTGTGAATAGTCAACCTCAGGCAACACCACAGGTCATCGAAGTCGTCTCCGAACCTGTGGTGTTATCCATCTCCCTGGGCTGCTCGATGTTCTTGGGATACTTGATGTCCTGAGAGCTGTTCCCAGATAGACACCCACGCCAAGGATGGTCACGAACAACCAGAATGAGGCTGTTCAGGATTGACCGCTATCCCAACCGATAACCGCTATCCCAACCAACGTTAGGACAACCGCGACACAGAGGTCGCCGCTTTCAGAGCATCAGCAAGGCTACGAACAACGGCAATCATCGCTACGTCACTATTGAGTTGATTGACCGCAGAGCCAACTCCAATCCCCGACGCACCGGCAGCGATCGCCATGGGAGCCGTGACGTTGGATAGACCCGACGCACACATCACCGGCACCGACACCGCCCGAGAAATTTCATAGGCCGCTGCTAGGGTAGGAGCAGCTTTTTCAATCAAGCCCAACGTTCCAGGATGGCTAGGTTGGCTGCTGGTACCGCCCTCAGTTTGAATGATATCTGCGCCAGCTTGCACCAAGTCTTCCGCAAGCTGTACCTGGTGATCGAGGGTGAGAATATGGGGCACCGTCACTGACAGGGTCACCGTGGGCAAGAGCGATCGCGTTTGCCGAGTCAGTTCCAATACTTCCGCCGCTTCAAACCGTCGTCCTTGGGCATAGAAAGCGTCGAAGTTACCAATTTCGATTACATCAGCCCCGGCCGCAACGGCCTGCGCCAAGACCTCTGCATCCACCGCCGACACGCAGATAGGTAGCGCTGTCGTTTGCTTCGCCAACCGGATCAAAGCTGGATCGGCAGCAATGTCTACAAAATCAGCCCCGCCTTGGTCGGCAGCGCGCACAACGGCCTGCACCCGTGATGCATCGAAGTTCATCAATCCGCTGATAATCTTTAGCGCACGGCGATCGCTAAAGGCAGCTTGCAGCCTAGGATGAATACTCATGGTTGTCTCGACTTACGAAAAATAGCATGGTCTATTGTCCCACCCCTAGCGGTGATTCATCAAACCTAGGCGCTAATTCCTCATGCCAACATAAGTTTGATGACGTTAGGGCTCCAGTAATCCTTCTGGTTAGACACAGCGAAGCCCGTGAACAGGCTGAGTCTATCAAGATCTCAACCCATACACGGGCTATTTAACGGTGAGCTAGCCTAACCAGACTTCAACGACAGATTAGAACAGGCCCAGCGTCAACGAAGTGTCGATGGGGAAGGTTGCGCCGATACCCAACCACAGGGTGACCACAGTACCAAACAAGAATACGGTGGTTGCCAAAGGACGACGGAAGGGGTTTTGGAACTTGTTCACGTTTTCAATGAACGGAATCAACATCAAGCCCACAGGAATCGCAGTTTGAAGGGCGATACCCAAGAGCTTGTTGGGGACAACCCGCAGGATTTGAAACGCGGGATAGAGGTACCATTCGGGCAAAATTTCGAGGGGGGTGGCGAAGGGATCGGCCGGCTCACCCACGAGTGCTGGATCTAGCACACCGAGAGCAACACAGCAGGCGATGGTTCCCAAGATCACCACCGGGAAGGTGTAAAGAAGGTCATTCGGCCAGGCAGGCTCACCGTAGTAGTTGTGCCCCATGCCTTGCTTCAGCATCTCGCGTAACTTGGGATCACTGAGATCCGGTTTTTTGAGAATTGACATGATTCTGCAGGGTTCTCCTTAAATCTCTGGAATAAAAGGCTATAGGAAGGATATGAAGACCAATGTATCGTTAAGTTTCAGTCTATCAGACCAGTTGATAGAGGGTTGCCTAACGTTAGCAAAGCCTAACAGAGGCTGACCTTACAACGGGCCCGAAATCCCCTGCTTGCGGATCATCAAGAAGTGCAGCAGCATGAACACCGCAATCAACCAAGGCAGAACAAAGGTATGCAGGCTGTAGAAGCGGGTGAGCGTCGGTTGACCCACGCTTGCACCACCCCGCAGGAATTCCACCATGGTGGTACCCACGATAGGAATAGCTTCCGGTACGCCAGACACGATTTTTACGGCCCAGTAGCCCACCTGATCCCAAGGAAGCGAGTAGCCCGTTACCCCAAAGGTCACGGTGATCACCGCCAAAATCACGCCGGTCACCCAGGTTAGCTCACGGGGCTTTTTGAAACCACCGGTGAGATAGACCCGAAACACGTGCAGAATCATCATCAGCACCATCATGCTGGCAGACCAGCGGTGGATGGAGCGAATCAACCAACCAAAATTCACGTCGGTCATCAGGTATTGCACGGATGCAAAGGCCTCAGTGACGGTTGGTTTATAGTAAAACGTCATTGCGAATCCAGTAGCGAACTGGATAACGAAGCAAGTCAGCGTGATGCCGCCCAAGCAATAAAAGATGTTGACGTGGGGCGGGACATACTTGCTGCTGATGTCATCCGCGAGGGCTTGAATTTCAAGCCGCTCATTAAACCACTGGTAAACTTTTGAGTCAGTTACCTGTTTAGTAAACATGAAGCCAGAGTTCCAAACAAAGCATTGTTACTAAAAAATGTAACATAGCACTCATGCAAATCTACAGGCTCGGCCACTGAATCCTGGCTTTTCCAGGCCATAGCTCACTGCAATTGTTACATTTCATAACAACTTATTCCATTTATACCCTTCACTGGTTCCTAATATTAAAAAAAAGTGGGAACTTAGTGAGCCTGCACAAACCAGAAGCAGCGATCGCTCCAGGGTTGTGCATCAGCCTTGCCAGCAGTCCCTAAGCCCCCTACCCATCTTGGGTTTGCCCCGGTTCTGCCCTCTCCTCCCCAACCCATAGATGTAGCCCAGATCTAGGCATCTGGGGTCACTTCTCGTTGAGCCCTAGCCAATCTTTTTCGATCAAGGCTAAGATTTGATATATGAGAAACCGCCTTTTTCAAATTAGCCTTTCTTTCATCGTGATGCTGGGTGTGGTTCTTGGACTTGCTGTTCCAGGAAGCTATGCCTTTAGTGATGAACAGCAGCTTTTAAGTGAGGTGTGGCGCATTGTCGATCGCACCTATGTGGATGACACCTTTAATCATCAAAATTGGTGGTTTGTGCGGCAGCGATCGCTCCGTCAACCCCTGCCCGATCGCGATGCCACCTATGATGCCATCCAGCAGATGTTGGCTAGCTTGGATGACCCATTCACGCGGCTGCTGAAGCCCGATCAATACCGGAGTCTGCGCACCAACACCTCGGGTGAGCTGACCGGCGTGGGCCTACAAATTGCTAAGGATCTGGAAACCGGCGACCTGCAGGTGATTGCTCCCATTGAAGCGTCGCCAGCAGACCAGGCAGGCATTCAGCCCCGCGATCGCATCATGCAAATCGACGGTAGACCGACTCGGGATCTCACCCTGGATGAGGCGGCAGACCAAATGCGCGGGGTGATTGGCAGCCCGGTCACGCTGACCATTGCTCGGGACGAAGAGCCAGCCTTTGACCTGACCTTGGTGCGCGATCGCATCACCCTCAACCCGGTCTATGCAGACCTGCGCATTCAGTCGGACGGCTCGCAGATTGGCTACATTCGCCTAAAACAGTTCAATGCCAACGCGGCGGTCACGGTAGCCGATGCGATCGCTGAATTTGAAGCGGCACCGGTGGACGGCTACATCCTCGACCTGCGCAACAATCCTGGCGGACTGCTGCAGGCTGGCATTGAAGTGGCCCAACTGTGGCTCGACGAAGGGCCGATTGTCTACACCGTGAATCGTCAAGGCGTGCTCGATACCGTAGAGGCCAACGGCGAATCGCTCACTGACGCGCCCCTGGCCGTCTTGGTCAACCAAGGTACGGCTAGTGCTAGCGAAATTTTAGCGGGAGCCCTACAGGATCAGCAGCGGGCCAAGCTGGTGGGCGAGCGCACCTTTGGGAAAGGGCTGATTCAGTCTTTGTTCAACCTGTCGGATGGATCGGGGCTAGCCGTCACCATCGCCAAGTATGAAACCCCCGACCACCACGACATTAACCGTCAGGGCATTCAACCCGATCTGGTTGTGCAGCCCATCGCCCTCAACCGCGAAGACTTTGGCACCGATCGCGATCCGCAATATCGAGCAGCGGTAGACCTGCTGACCAACCATGCCGTCGTGGCCAACGCTGCCTAACCTCAGTCGCACCTATCACGACCCCCTGCACGGGGCGATCGCCCTCGATCGCAGTGACCCAGTGGAGTGGTTGTTGATTCAGCTCATTGATACCCCGGCCCTGCAGCGGCTGCGGCGCATTCGCCAACTGGGCCCCGCCAGCCTCACCTTTCATGGGGCAGAGTCATCCCGGTTTACTCATTCCTTGGGCGTGATGGCGATCGCTCGTCGGGCCTTCGATCACCTAGCCAACCGCTATCATGAGCTGCGTCCCCATCGCGCAGCCGTCCTCTGTGCGGCCCTGCTGCATGACGTGGGCCATGGCCCCTTTAGCCACACCAGCGAAGAGATCTTTGGCTGCCACCACGAAGCATGGACGCTGCGGATTTTGAACGAATCCCCGTCGGTGCGCCACCTGTTGGATGCCTTTGATCCAACCTTGATCCAGCAACTGGAGCAGATTTACAGCAAAGAGCATCCCATCCCCTGCATTTGGCAACTGGTATCGAGCCAGCTCGACTGCGATCGCCTCGATTACCTGATGCGCGACAGCTACATGACCGGGGCCTCCTACGGCAGCTTGGACCTCGATCGCATCCTGCTGGCCCTAGACTACGATCCAGTCAGTCAGCAACTGATCGTACAGCGCAAGGGCATGGCGGCTATTGAGCATTACCTGATCGTGCGCTACTTCATGTATGCCCAGGTCTATAACCATCCCAAAAACCTAGCCGCCACCTGGGTGCTTCAGCAAGCGATGGATCGGGCCCGCCAGCAATCGTCCCTGACCGCCGATGACACCGTCACCGCCTGGCTCCATCACGTGGATCACCTGACCCTAGAGCAATATCTAGCCGCGGACGATGGCGTTTTTCTCTACCATCTGCAGCGCTGGCAGCAGCATTCTGACCCCGTGTTGGCAGATTTATGCCGACGGTTTATCCATCGAGATCTGCTCAAAACCCAAGACCTCACCGCTTACAGTCCTGGTGAACAGCAGACCATCCTCGCCGCCGTTCACCAGCAGCTAGAGCAAGCCGGCTGGGCCAGCCAATGCTACGCCGGGTTACGCACCACCGTCAGCCGTGGCTATACACTCTACCAACGCGGCATCCAAATCCAGACCGCCGATGGTCTCAGGGACATTAGCGACCTATCTCCCTTGGTCACCACCCTAGCCCAGGCCATCCCTCGGCACTGGCTGATCTATCCCCGCGAAGTGGATATCACCCCATCGGTTGCCGCAGCCCGCTGCACCTCCATCTAAATCCCAAATCTAAATGCCAGATCTCAACCCCAAATCTGAATCTTTGTAAGCAGAGGAGGGCGATCGCCTGGGAATCTGGGTAGAGTAGCAGCAGGAGTGGGAGCTATGCCCTATCCTTAAATGTTCGTTCAGGTATCCATCCGCTTGAATCTATGCAAAGTCAAGACAGTGTTACCCAACTAACCGTCTACTATCTAGACGGCAGCAGTGAATCCTTCAATATTTTTGACGCGATCGCCGGCCTCGACGCCGAGGAGCAAGATCCAGCGATCGACCTAGAACAGCTTCTTCAGCAGCCCCTCTGGGTATTGCACCTACCCGACCAAACCGTCATGATTCGGTCTGAAACGGTGTTGAAAGTTGAAGTGAAGCCACCTTTATTGCACATCCAAGGGGCCGGCGTGATCAACAACAGCGATCGCGTCACGGCCCTTACCCGTATGAGATAGCCGGCTTCGGGCGGGCCAGCCCCGCCCAATAGGTTGATCTAGAGCAATCTAGTTCCAATCACTCGTTCAAATAGCCGAGGGATTTTAGCCCAGCTAGCACCTTCTCCGTGCTTTCCTCTAGGGTTTCCAGATCCGTACGGCATTC
The Leptolyngbya sp. CCY15150 DNA segment above includes these coding regions:
- the sigC gene encoding RNA polymerase sigma factor SigC, whose amino-acid sequence is MPAESFYADTQYDEPAESTAFEVEGDVDLDAEQLERELTDLEQDAAVSLPLRKGTVRRTTDLVRLYLQEIGRVRLLGRDEEVSEAQKVQRYMKLLALCHASAKKDPVLQTYVKLISDRDRLTSHLGHRPSLERWALTTGIPLEDLKPSLTAGKHRWAELADLTVEALDQARTDGTRAKDHMIKANLRLVVSVAKKYQNRGLELLDLIQEGTLGLERAVEKFDPTKGYRFSTYAYWWIRQGITRAIATQSRTIRLPVHITEKLNKIKKAQRKISQEKGRTPGVDDIAAELDMSPDQVREVLLRVPRAVSLETKVGKERDTELGELLETDCISPEELLMRESLHRDLQQLLADLTNRERDVIRMRYGLGNDHPYSLAEIGRALDLSRERVRQIEAKALQKLRQPKRRNRIRDYLESLT
- a CDS encoding L-threonylcarbamoyladenylate synthase; translated protein: MATIYEIHPDTPQTRRIESIRDALKRGAVMLYPTDTVYAIGCDLNVKSAVARVRQLKQLSNEKPLTFLCPSLSNISDYAWVSDHAYRIIKRLIPGPYTFLLPATKLVPKLVMNPKRKTTGIRVPNNSICQALIAALDNPVVSTSALSAFSSDDRILSQAELFDHLDRLVDIIIDDGGDMSYKVSTVLDLTDEPTVVRKGLGWEAASSWVSDVT
- a CDS encoding HetZ-related protein; this translates as MNVKSTEFRASLPPNSDGSSTSPSPTPVQSTRDRQLTPDATSSAPSAAPVDHNHTEFVQLLIQELQAETGGVSKSLRDVAQRIAVEVERICEKSDRIQQSGQVRSWQLTLARHRIQKCLAYHKLGSRRGRVELHSHLSAMVYRHIAPARTHMGFQGRYTLIEDFLQNFYIEVLKAFRRENQLSAEYSPRTRIELAEYMAFTEQYAKRRINLPGRRNQQLVVLRAQGFANRQPLETSVDMEAAIESGRSEEAEAYSRSPVVQQVREQMVAETTDPSDSVLRDRIIAELVEYLESQGQSECVDYLVLKLQDLSAPEIDEVLQLSPRQRDYLQQRFKYHVEKFARSHRWQLVHQWLGADLDQNLGMAQQNWDAFVDTLTPDQQHLLRLKQLKTPDQAIAQTLKCTTKQVHKRWVKLLDLAWQARNEAKS
- a CDS encoding DUF561 domain-containing protein, whose product is MSIHPRLQAAFSDRRALKIISGLMNFDASRVQAVVRAADQGGADFVDIAADPALIRLAKQTTALPICVSAVDAEVLAQAVAAGADVIEIGNFDAFYAQGRRFEAAEVLELTRQTRSLLPTVTLSVTVPHILTLDHQVQLAEDLVQAGADIIQTEGGTSSQPSHPGTLGLIEKAAPTLAAAYEISRAVSVPVMCASGLSNVTAPMAIAAGASGIGVGSAVNQLNSDVAMIAVVRSLADALKAATSVSRLS
- the petD gene encoding cytochrome b6-f complex subunit IV, with protein sequence MMSILKKPDLSDPKLREMLKQGMGHNYYGEPAWPNDLLYTFPVVILGTIACCVALGVLDPALVGEPADPFATPLEILPEWYLYPAFQILRVVPNKLLGIALQTAIPVGLMLIPFIENVNKFQNPFRRPLATTVFLFGTVVTLWLGIGATFPIDTSLTLGLF
- a CDS encoding cytochrome b6; translation: MFTKQVTDSKVYQWFNERLEIQALADDISSKYVPPHVNIFYCLGGITLTCFVIQFATGFAMTFYYKPTVTEAFASVQYLMTDVNFGWLIRSIHRWSASMMVLMMILHVFRVYLTGGFKKPRELTWVTGVILAVITVTFGVTGYSLPWDQVGYWAVKIVSGVPEAIPIVGTTMVEFLRGGASVGQPTLTRFYSLHTFVLPWLIAVFMLLHFLMIRKQGISGPL
- the ctpA gene encoding carboxyl-terminal processing protease CtpA, with amino-acid sequence MRNRLFQISLSFIVMLGVVLGLAVPGSYAFSDEQQLLSEVWRIVDRTYVDDTFNHQNWWFVRQRSLRQPLPDRDATYDAIQQMLASLDDPFTRLLKPDQYRSLRTNTSGELTGVGLQIAKDLETGDLQVIAPIEASPADQAGIQPRDRIMQIDGRPTRDLTLDEAADQMRGVIGSPVTLTIARDEEPAFDLTLVRDRITLNPVYADLRIQSDGSQIGYIRLKQFNANAAVTVADAIAEFEAAPVDGYILDLRNNPGGLLQAGIEVAQLWLDEGPIVYTVNRQGVLDTVEANGESLTDAPLAVLVNQGTASASEILAGALQDQQRAKLVGERTFGKGLIQSLFNLSDGSGLAVTIAKYETPDHHDINRQGIQPDLVVQPIALNREDFGTDRDPQYRAAVDLLTNHAVVANAA
- a CDS encoding HD domain-containing protein, yielding MPSWPTLPNLSRTYHDPLHGAIALDRSDPVEWLLIQLIDTPALQRLRRIRQLGPASLTFHGAESSRFTHSLGVMAIARRAFDHLANRYHELRPHRAAVLCAALLHDVGHGPFSHTSEEIFGCHHEAWTLRILNESPSVRHLLDAFDPTLIQQLEQIYSKEHPIPCIWQLVSSQLDCDRLDYLMRDSYMTGASYGSLDLDRILLALDYDPVSQQLIVQRKGMAAIEHYLIVRYFMYAQVYNHPKNLAATWVLQQAMDRARQQSSLTADDTVTAWLHHVDHLTLEQYLAADDGVFLYHLQRWQQHSDPVLADLCRRFIHRDLLKTQDLTAYSPGEQQTILAAVHQQLEQAGWASQCYAGLRTTVSRGYTLYQRGIQIQTADGLRDISDLSPLVTTLAQAIPRHWLIYPREVDITPSVAAARCTSI